DNA sequence from the Callospermophilus lateralis isolate mCalLat2 chromosome 2, mCalLat2.hap1, whole genome shotgun sequence genome:
TGGCCCGTTACTCGGTGACCCAGGTCACTGTGGAGGCCCGCCAGGCCACTGGGAGCCAGCCCCACTTCTCCCAGAGCCTGTACCGAGGCACCGTGGCCCCTGGCTCTGGGTCTGGAGTGGCTGTCAAGGATGCTACCTCCCCATCTCAGCCTCTGAGGATCTGGGCTCAGGACCCTGAGTTCCCGGTAGGCGGCCCCCTCCTGCCCATCCAGGAGCCCCGTAACCTTGCCCGGTCCCAGGGTCTGCTCGCCCCGGTGGGGGTGGGCTTGGGGTGAAGAGTGGGGGCAGCCCAGACCCAGGACTCACTGCAGCCACACCCAGGACTTCAACTCGGCCATCACCTACCAAATCACCAACTGCTCCGAGTTCCGGATGGCTGGAGAGATGGTGCTGACTGCCACGGCAATAGAGCAAGCGGGGGTCTTCTACGCAGAGGTAGGGGAGTGTGTCTGAGGGTGGGGGACTGCAGAGGGGCTCTGCAGGGACAAGCCCCCCTTCCCACCCCAGGTGGAGGCCAAGAACACTGTGACTATGGGTGTAGCCACCACTGTTGCGGAGATTCGTGTTTCGGAGCAAGAGCCCCCCTCCACAGGTAAGCCTCTGGGGGGTCCCTTCAGGATGGCTCCTACCCTGGGCAGGTGTGCTGGGTGCAGAGGCAAGTCTGGCACTGTCCCTGGCTCCCTAGGCTCCCCAGAGCCCCCCACATCCCCAGAGACTGGAAGAACAACTGGGCCCTGGAGCAGCACCACTTCGGAAGCCCCCAGGCCCCCTGGGACCTCTCAGGGACCCCCAACAACCAGCTCTGAGGGTGGTAGTGGTCCTCATCCACCCCTAGGCACAACTCTGAGGCCACCTACCTCACCCACACCCGGGGGACCCCCCAGCCTGGGAGTGGGCACCTCAACCCGACCAGCCACGACTAGTGGGGGCTCAGCACAGACCCAGAAGCCTGGGACCTCTGGGCCCCCGGCTCCTGGTCCGGGAGCAGGCACATCCCAACCAGCCACGCCCGGTGGGGGCTCAGCACAGACCTCAAAACCCGGGAGTTCTCCAACGACCACCCCCGATGTGGGAGCAGGCACATCCCGACCAGCCACGCCCGGTGGGGGCTCAGCACAGACCCAGAAGCCAGGGACTTCTTGGCCCACGGTCCCTGGGCCCAGCAGGAGCCCCCCACCCACAGGTAGTCCCCACCCCACTTGTCCTAGCTCAGAACCTGGGTGGTCCAGGGTCGCCTCTAGGACAGAGTCCCAGGCAGGGGTCTGTCTGGTGAGAACAGTAAGCCCAGGAGCCCCCAAAGCTGCACTAGGAAGGTGTGGGGTGCAGGGCAGGGGGCAGGTTCGAGATCCAGAGAGCTGAGTTGCCAAGGCCATTGGTAATTTAGGATCTTAAGACAGAGAGCACCCCTTCACTGATCAGGAGAGACACAGGACTGAAATCCAGACTGGACAGCTGCATCAGGTTTGTGGCCATgctagaagctgaggcaggatttcTTGAGCCCAGgattttgaggccaacctgggcaacacagtgagccCTGTcttagaaacaaaacaaacaacaacaacaacaaaaacactgaTTGTATCACACGGCTGGGGGTACTGGTACACCTGAGGCCACACAGGAGTTTGTGGCCCAGGGGACCTGGGTGCTAGTCCTGTACTGAGGAGTCTCGGTGGGTTTAGAGCGAGCAGACTCAAGTTCCAGAGGCCTCAGGACATATCTGTGCAGTGAGCAGGGTACAGCACAGGGAGCCAGCCTCCTCCCAGATTCCCAGAGACAGTGGCACAAGGCAAGTCCCTGGGGGCTATGGAACTGGAAACGGAGTCAGGAGCAACTGAACACTGTTTCTGGTCTAAGCCCAACGGATATTCAAAACGGATGCAGAGACTACCTGAGACTGAATtccctgtagccattcatcctgtGGTATCTGAAGTTGGTTCCTCCCTGGAACAGCCTGTCCTAGGGGGACCCTGGGCCTTGGTGTGCTCATAACATCTCCCTGGTGGGGGCCAACAGCACCTGCCCCTCAGAACCCACAGCTCTGGTAGGGGGCAGCCAAAGGCTGGCTTGTTTTCAGGGTGCCTGGCTGGCACAGGCTGGCACAGGCTGGCAAGGTGTGCCACAGTGGATGACCATGTCTTCTGCAGGGATGCCAGGAAGCAGCACAGGAGGAAGTGTCCCAATTCAGGATGACCAGCACTTCTCCACAGTGGACATGGCAGTGCTGGGAGGGGTGCTGGGTGCATTGCTGTTGCTGGCCCTCCTGGGCCTGGCCATCCTCATTCACAAACACTATGGTCACCAACTGAATTGCTGCTCTGGCAAAGCTGCGGTGAGATCCCTTGTGGGAGCTAGGACCTAGCAGGGTAGATGACAGTGACAGAGACAGacagaggggcagaggagagaggtggggagggagggagacatgCAGAGGGATGAAACATGGGGCAGAGAGAAGGCAGGACGTAGAGTGCCGGTGCTCTTCTGTAAtcgcagcaacttgggaagcttgGGTAAGAGGCTAAtaacttcaaagccagcttcagccacAGTTTAGCAGGatccagttaaaaaaaataataataagggcAGGGAGGGGGGCTGGGTGTGTGGTTCAGCggataagcacccttgggttcgagCCAAGGTTCAAGGGGGAAAAGAAAGGAGGGGGAGATAGTGGAAAGGGGTAGAGATAGAGGTGGAGGTGGGGATAAGAGAGAGATGGAGGAGATAAGGGGTTGGGGAGAGTTGGAGGGATTATCAGGGGACCAGCGTTTAGTGACTCTGGGAAGGAGCAGCAAGTGTACATGCCAGGGTCACAAAACTGGGCAAGGGCAGAAGCCTACAGAGTAGAGGGACCAGAGTCCCACTGATATCCTTGCTGTGCCCACAGGAGCCCCAGCCCCACAGCTTTGACAATCAGGCCTTTCTGGGGGATCAGGAGGCCAACTGGGCACCTGCCCCTAGCCCTGGTTCGGGGCCCAAGTCTGTGGAGGTGCCACCAGAGCCACCCAGCCCCGGGTCCCCTGCCCCTGAGCCTCCCAGCATGGAGTCCCCAGACCCAGGTCCCCTTGCCAGTGCCCCTGAGTCCCCGGTGGCTGCCAGGGCTGCGGACAGCCCCTCAGCAGTGAGATCCATCCTGACCAAGGAGCGGCGCCCGGAGGGCGGCTACAAGGCCGTGTGGTTCGGCGAGGACATTGGGGCCGAGGCCGACGTGGTGGTCCTTAACGCACCCACCGCGGACGCGGATGGCGCGGGCGACTCTGGCAGCGAGGACAGCGGCGAAGAGGATGCTGGCCAGGGCTGGGGTCCCCGCAGCGCGCCCGCGCCCGAAGACGACTCCACCTACATCTAGCTAGACCTCTCTGCTCGCCCGCAGCGGGTCTGGACCCAGAGTCCACTCGCCGCCCCACTTCTCTCGCAGAATAAAATTTCACTTTCGAATCCCAGAATCGGAGGCGATGGGCGGCTGTTCGAGAAGCGGTGCGGAGAGGTTGGCCACACCTTCCAGTGGCTCCAGGGCGGTGCTTCTCGTAAACCAGCTGCTGCCCCGCCCGCAACGCCGGGCTTCCGGAGGCCTTCTTGACGGCTGGTAGCCAGGAAGTTCCTCTCCTGGTCTAACCACAGTCCAGGGGGGCGGGGGGCGCACCAGAGATCTCCACCTCGCGTCTCACGACCCAAGCGGAGACTCCGTGGGGGGTGGGCTGGAAGGAGCCAGCGCAAATCCCCGGGAAGACTTGCTTGGGAGAGGGTCGTCTTGGGGACCTCGCAGGGGAAACAGACTCCTTCGGAAGTCTATGGGGTCGGCCGCGGTGGGGGCGAAGCCCCTTGGCGCCGCGCGGAGGGCGCGGCCGCTGGGAGCATCCCAAGATGACTGGAGCTGCAGCCGGGGTCTGCTGCCCAAGGACCTTTGGGTGGGGGAGCCGATATTAGGGGAGTACGGGCCACCGGGTGGGGACAGAGCTCCCCGGCTTGACTTCCAGGGCTCACCCCAGGCCCGAGTTTTTCCAAACTGCCCGTCAAACTGTCCCTGGGGGTCATTGACATTTTTCCTTATGAAGCCTTCGTGAATCCTCTCCGAAAGCTCCGATTTCGAGAGTGGCTGTGGGAATAGCCACTCAGTGCCAGATCCGGCAGCCCCTCTTAAGACCCCATGAGTGTTACGCAGAAACAAAAAACCCCGCTTTCGTCTGGGGTCTGACTCCGCACCTTTGCTCGGGATCTCTGGCTTACCCTAGTGTGACCCGCGCCTAGGGTGGCCTCCCTGGGAAGCAGCAGGGGAGCCGCCGGGGCTGAGCCCGGACCGGACCAGGCGCTCCTGCCGCCTTCGGGGACTACGGCGGCGCTGCCCAGAGCGAGATCGGCCCCCACCCGAGTCAGCGCAGGGGCTGGGCAGGCAGGGGACCTCCCACGGGAGCATGTGACACCCGATGCACCTGCAGGGCTTAGGTCCGGCCCGCCCCCGGCCCGCCCCGGCCGGGCACAATAAGAGCAGCGCTGCGGACTCCGGGAGAGAGACGCCCCGTCCGGCGGCTCCGGCACCCAGGTATGCGGGACCCCTGGCCCACGCGGAACCGGGGAGCTACGACCCACGTGGGAGTCCTTGTTCCCTGCGAGCAGGGGCCGCACAAAGGGTTGGGGAGCCTGAAGGAGGCTCCGTGAgaccgggggtggggtggggggagtgggGTCGGGCTGAGGACGGGGCTGGGACGGTGGACGGTGGACCGCCGGCCGTGGGAGGGCGCCTACCCGCCGCCCGGCCCTCTAGGTTTCGGTTTCCCGCGAAGCTCAGTTTCGCTTTCCTAGACTCTGACCCTGCCCTTCCACGCCGGCTTTCCCATCTTGTCTTTGCAGGGTCCAGCCTGTGAGCTCTGCCAGGCCTGGACGCTGGCTTAACACCTGTGACTTCACGTGTGTGCTCTCGCCACATCTGTCGTCACACCTATCTCCACCTTGGCCCAGGAATCCACACTTGGGCAGCATAGGTGGTCAGAAGCCCTCAATCCGCATCTGTGACTCTCAACACCTGGGTCACACTTGTGACACCTTGGCCACACTGTGGCCACACTCTGACACCTGAAGTGACACATGAGGAACCCGAATCTCACCTGTGATAATACCTGCCACTGCCCCTGCCCAGAATCTCAGTGAAGGGCCATCCTGACTCCCAGACTGACCGTGCATAAAGAACAATGGCTGTAGTCCCTCAGAGGTGAGAACTGCCCGCCCTCCCCATGTGATCCCTGGGCCTTGCGCTTGGCCCGGCCCTGACCAAGCGTGGCCACCCCACCCGCAGGGGGGTCCAGCGTGTTCTGTTTGGAGAGTGGCTTCTGGGTGAGGTCAGCAGCGGCTGCTATGAGGGGCTGCGGTGGCTGGACGACGCCCACACGGTCTTTCGGGTGCCCTGGAAGCACTTTGCTCGCAAGGACCTAGGAGAGGCAGACGCCCGCATCTTCAAGGTGgggcccagtcccactcccacggaGGACCTGTCTGGGACCCCAAGGCTCCACCCCTCAGCCtgtgttttctgttttctcccaGGCCTGGGCAGTGGCCCGAGGTAGGTGGCCTCCCAACACTGGCGGGGGCGACAGGACACCCCCAGAGGCTGAGGCTGCAGAGCGTGCCGGCTGGAAAACCAACTTCCGATGCGCACTGCACAGCACACGGCTCTTCCAGATGCTGCAAGACAACTCAGGGGACCCTGTGGACCCACACAAGGTGTACGCACTCAACCCTGAGCTGGAGTGGAGAGGTAAGGACAGGAAGGTAGGTGGATGGGTAGAGGCTCCGCCTTATCTTGGCCTCCAGGTCAGGTGTCCAGCCCCATGTTGGGGTGTCCTGCTTTAAAGCCCCAGGCCTTGCCACCAGGTGCCAGGTCACTGAGGGGAAGGAAGGAGCAGGGTGCTGGAACCTGGGGATACTCAGGACATTCACAACCAGGTCTTATGCCAGCCCCAGGTCCAACTGGCCCCCCACTTTCGGAAGGCCCAGCTGTCTATCAGGGGGAAGAGGAGGCTCTTGAAGGTGCCCTGCCTACACAGGTACAGGCTCTGCCCATCTCTGCCCCTGGTTGTTGGGGCTGGGAGCTGCTTACACCAGACTGTCTTCCCCTTGCAGGGTCGGCCCCTAGGACCATTCCTGGCAGGAGACACTAAGCTGCAAGCCCCAAGCCCTCTGCCCATCCCAGCAGGTGACACAGGGGACCTCTTGCTCCAGGTTCTTCAGCACAGCCTCCTGGGGGACCCCCTGATGGAGGCTGCATGGCGGGTAGACCCAGCCCCTCCGGGGCCTTCTGGTGAGGGACAGCAGGGGCCATTCTGTTCTACAGGGGCTGTACTGAGGGAAGGGGACAGACAGGACAGCAGAGACCCTGGGGAGAGGGAAAGGGACCCAGTGTCCTGGGGTAGGCCCTTGAGGAGGATGTGGGGTGCTGGGGCACCATGAAGGGCAAGTGCGGCAAAACAGAGCCACCCCAGCTGGGCAACTTGGGTGTTGCACTGTCACCTCCAGGCCCAGAGTGCCCTTTGGAGGTGCTTCATACCACACGGGCAGTGGAAGCtgtccccagccccaggcctcAACACATGGCCCTTATGACAGGTGAGAAGCTCGAGACTGCAGTAGGGATGGTGATGGGGAGGAGGGGTTGGGGACCAGAACCAACTCAGCCCTTCCCAGATGCAGGCCAGGGTGCGGCCCCAGGGTACCTGCGTGCAGCAGAGCCTGTGACAGCACCCTTTGCTAGCAGGGCACCCCAGGGGGAGGTGGCTGGGTACCGCCCGTTCCGCACACACCTGTTGCTCACAGCTTGGTGTATGCAGATCCCAGCCCAGGTGCCCTGGATGTGACCATCATGTACAAGGGACGCACAGTGCTGCAGGCAATGGTGGGGCACCCCAGCTGTGTGTTCCTGTATGGACCCCCTGGCCCAGCCATCAGGGCCTCGGAGCCCCAGCAGGTGGTCTTCCCTAGCCCTGCTGAGCTCCCTGATCAGAAGCAGCTGCACTACACAGAGAAGTTACTGCAGCATGTGACCCCTGGCCTGCAGCTGGAGCTGCGCGGATTGGCACTGTGGGCCCGGCGCATGGGCAAGTGCAAGGTGTACTGGGAGGTGGGCAGTCCCTTGGGCTCTGCCAGCCcctccagcccagcccagctGCTGGAGCGCAACTGCAACACCCCCATCTTCGACTTCAGCACCTTCTTCCGAGGTCAGTGAGGCACCTGCCTGGGAAGTGGGCCGACTCTAGGTATTCCCCTGGGAGCCTTGCCTACCCTGCTCACCAGAGCCACCTTCTGCAGAGCTGGGGGAATTCCGGACACGAAGGCGCCAAGGCTCCCCACACTACACCATCTACCTGGGCTTTGGGCAGGACCTGTCAGCAGGGAGGCCCAAGGAAAAGAACCTGGTCCTGGTGAAGGTGAGGCCTGGGGCCAGGAGGGTGAGAAGGGACTGCCTGGCCCTCAGGTTACCAGAGCCCTGACAGATGCCCCCCTGCAGCTGGAGCCATGGCTGTGCCGGGTGCACCTGGAGGGTGTGCAACGTGAGGGCGTGTCCTCCCTGGACAGTGGCAGCCTCAGCCTGACCCTGTCAAGCACCAACAGCCTCTACGATGACATTGAGCACTTCCTCATGGAGCTGGAACAGCCAGCTTAGCCCCCTACCCCAGCCGCCCCCAACAGAAGAGTGCCGAGAACCAGTACCGACCAGACATGCAGGGCCCTGGCAAGGGAGGTGAAGCCCAGGAAGCACACTGCAGACCTCCCCTGCAGGCCCACTCTTCTGTCTATCGCGCACTCAAGCGACACACTGAAGTGCTAATAAACCACTCGCTGGATACAAATGCCCCTGAGATGGGTGTGGGGGAAAGCTGCTCCACCAGGAGAGCTGGGGAGGTGCCCTCATGTGCCCAGCGGTGCCTGTCCTGCCTGGAGGTCTGGAGCACTGTGCTCCGCCTCCTGGGAAGCAGCTGGTGGAGTGCAAACCTGAAACAATTATCTGAAGGGGCAGAAGGCAAttctaaaactgaaaatagaGAAATTGCTAAAACAGAGACAAAGGAGGCCACCTGGAAAAGGACCCAGGAGTCCCTCCCTGCCCCAGACTATCACCAAAGGCTTCACCTTCCAAGTACTGAGGCCACAGGAAAGTTTCTAAAGATAAGCCATTTTTGATAAATTAGAACACAATGGAAACAGTGTATctataatatacatataaaaaaGTCCAGTTTTCAACTGTGAGCAAGACAGGTGCAGACCGGTGTCATCACGGGAGCCCAAAGGGAGGAGTGCTGGTGGCCCCAGGCCTTTGTCACAAAGGCTCAAGGGCCTCAGGCCTCGGTCCCCTGGGTGGGTGGCTCCTCCCCAGCCTCAGTCTTCCTGTGCTTACGCATGTGCCTGTACTTGTCCACGTAGGCCTTCACCAGATTGGCCACCTTCACAGGGTTGATTTCGCCACTCTTGCTGTGGCAGATCTGGAGAGTGAGATCTGGTTACCCAACATGCTTCAGGCCAGATGCTGCAGCAACAGGGCCTGAGCCCAACTATCCAGGCCTCCATCCCcacagagcagggcccagggttcTGCCTACAGGGTCATGCCATCTGTCTACCACCTCACAGGGTTGCTGAGGGTGCCCCAAGTGTCACAGGTTTGTAGACATATCCCCCAGGGTATTTACCTCCTGCAAGCTGGGCATGGACCGGGCCATTTTAAATGCCATGTGTTATTTTAGCTTTTTCAAAAGCATGAATGTTCATGAGTGAGGGGCAGCTACAGAGAACTGACCCAAGGCCTCAATCAGGACATGGTCTGGCAGGCCAGGCCCAAGCTATACTTACGGACCCTGAAAGTCTGTATTGGCAAGAAAGAGCAGTGACCTGCCTCCTGCCGGGCCATGCTGCCCAAGACCTCAGGGCTCCCCAGCAAGGGCACAGGTGCCTGTAGCCCACCTTCTGCACGGCTTTGCGGAGGATGTCCTTGTACTCCTCCTTGGTCACCTCTCTCTTCTGGTAGAAGGGTTTGATGGCCAGCTTCACCTCCTCCACAGCTCGCTCCTGCATGTGCAGCTTCTTCATGTACTAGGAGGGAAGACACCGTGACACTGATGGCAGGTGAGGGCCTTTGGTGCGAGGCCCCATGGTGCTGGGAGCCATTTCAGCCCAGAAGCAAGAGGCAACCCCAGTAGCTCCCACCATCCTGACGGAGCCCCCTGGGCTGGCTTCTGCTCCTCAACTCAGCCCCAGGAACCCTGGGAAGGGCCAGTGGCACTCACTTCCTCCTTCCTGGTCTTTTCTGCGGCTGGCCTGGGAGTGGCCGTCCTCTCCTCCAAGTCAGTGGTGCTCGCTTGACCAGCCGGCTCTGAGGCTGTAGCTAGTGCGGTGGGCACAGGGGCCACACTCTGGGCCACCCCACAGCCCGCGAGAGGAAGGCTCCCTTGTAGGATAAACTGGACTGAGGGTTGGCTGATCAGCGTGTACGGTGGGATGCTTGGAGGCTGAGCCAAGCCGGGAGGCATGTTGGAGCTGTAAACCTGGACAAGAATGACCCACTGAGTGCAGAGCCCCGAGGGTTGGCAATCCCCCTTTGCAGCCCCACTCCCGAAGCACAGGGGGCAGGGCAAAAATGAAATGGCACCACAAGGCCTTGGTCCTAGCTGATGTGGCTGTGTGGCTCATGTCCTCTAGCCTGGCACCTACCTGAGAGGGGTTCATGTCAGGGAATCCAGGCTCTAGGAGTATGTGGCTGGGAGGTGGCAGCTCAGAGATCAGCGCCTGAGTGTCGCCTACGGGGCCCCCATCCTCAGTGTCCCAGGCTTCTTCCCGAGGCCTCTGTGGCCTGTGAAGTGGTGTCCCTGGGGGTCCAACACACAGGGGAGGTGGGTGCCCTGGGACCAGCCTCGGCCAGAACACAGCCTGCTAGCTGGAACCCTAGAAGGGCACTGGCAGTGGGGACCGCAAGGTCAAGCCCAAGGTCCTCCCTGGGCCTACTGGGGCTAGGCCCTGAAGAGCCAGGGAGGTGGGGGCCCCTGGGTGGCTGCTCCCTGCCCCACCCACAGGGTGCTCCACCCACAGGGCACCCTGCCTGCTCAGCCACAGAAGCACATACTCACTTGAGCCTCTGTCCGGGGCCACGGCGCCCCCCTCAGACTCCTGGAGGTTCCAAGTGACGCGTTTCACCAAGGCACGGGACCGCAGCAGGGGGGCTTGCATTGCTGCTTCCTCAGGCCTGGCCACCGGGCACACCCTCCCACTCCCTGAGGGGCTGTCCTCCTCTACTGGTGCCACACCCAGGGTGCTGGGAGCCATGACAGTGTTCTCTGCCACGTCTTGCCTGAGTGGGCGCTGCTCTGGGGGTCCCTCTGCCTGGGGCAGGGGGAGCACCACGTCTTCACTGTGGATCAGCGACACCTCCCTCTGGATGGCAGCCAGGGTGGGGTCTTGTGCCCGAGTGCTTGGGGGCCATGCAGGGCTGGGCAGGACGCTTCGTTCTGGGGAGGAGTCCGTGCTTTCAGGGGAAGGAGGTGAGCTCATGTCATCAAGCTGGATGAAGATGGCTTCACTTGAGAAGTCCTCGAAGACGTGGCCCGCCTCCACAGAGGCCCCATAATCCAGGTCCTCAGGTGCACACTCGGCTGGCTCCTCCAGGACAGGGGGTGCCTGTGGGAGCACCTGGCCAGACACAACCACCTCTGCCACGATGCCCGCCTCTGCCGGGACTGGTGGAGTTTCTGGGCGGTCTCCACCCTGCCTCAGCTCCTGCTGCAGAGCGGGCACCGGGGACGCCTCCTTGGCAGTTCCCTTCCTCTCGGGGGAACGGGGCCGCTTCTCTCGGGAACGTGGCTGCCGGGGCTCTCGTGCCCTGTGCTCTGAACTGGGCGACCGTGACCTCCACTTCCTTCTCTCTCGGGCCCGGCCTGTGCTCTCCTTGTTGAGACGCTCTCGGCTCCTTTGCCGCTGGTGCTTGTGCCTCCGGGCCCTCTCCAGGCTGCTGGGTGGAGAGCAGTCCCTCCCACGAGACCTGGACCCTGACTGTCGCCTCTTCTTTCTCCTGCTCCCATACCGCTCGCAGGAGGAACTGCCGGGGCTTCCTGAGCGTGACCGGGACCTCCTCCGGCCTCGTCCCCTGGAGTCTCTCCTCCGCTCCCTACTCCTGTCCTGGGCCTTCCTCCTCTTTGCTCTCTCCTGGCTGCTGGCACGGTCACTGGAAGACCTCCTGTGTTTGGCCTTGGCCTGGCGCCCCCTGGAGTGCTCCTCAACCAAGGGTGAAGCTGAGCGTGAGGTCCTGTCTCTGGAGCCAGAGTGGGTCCTGGAGCGTGTCCTCCGGTGCTCCTTGGTCCCCCTTTTCCTCTTGGCCTTCTTCCTGCTGCTGGAGGTGGAGCGGGAGCGGGATGGGGCCCGCAGCTCCACAATCCTGTGGGTGGCTGCCTGTGGCGCATCTGGGCTGGGGGAGGCCTCCGGCTCCAGGATAGTCACACAGGTTACCATCCGCTCCTCAGAGCCAAAGAAGGTGCCGTGGGCAGCACCATCTTCGTCATCCCAGGGGTCCTGGGGGGATGGCCTCTGTGCCCGGGCAGCAGGGCCCCGGCTTTCTGTAGGCTCCTCACCTAGCTCTTCTTGCTCCACATCAGAGGCCCCCTCAGCAGCACCCTCACCCCGGAGCTTGAGCACACTGGACACAGGTGTACCAGGGGGCTCTGCCTCGGTCTCAAAGACACTTTCCACAGTATAGGAGGTGACACAGCGCACAGCCTGAAATGCCGGGGCCTTGGGACTGTTGATGGAGATGGTTCTTGTAATCTCCGATGGTAGGAGGCCGGGGCCGAGACTCTCAGGGCTGCTGCTGGGAGGGCTCGAGTCAGAAACCGTGGGGTCAAAGGGGTCATATATCTCACTCTTGAGCTGCTTCGTCTTCTTGATAGAGAATAGCGGGGAAGGGTTCTCCTTCCTCTGTACCTTGCTGTCCACAGGCCGGAAAGTGTTGCAGAAGCCAGGGCTGGACAGTCGGCTGCAATGTGCTGTGTTTCCAGGGATGTTGATCCTGAAGCTCTCAAAGGTGGACCCAAGACCTTTTCCTCTCGAGGGCCCCAGGGAGGCTAGGCTGCCATGAGAGCTGGGAGCTGGGGGCCGGGAGCTGCCTGTGTGTGAGCCAGGGTCCTGGGGGCCCCTGTTGCTGGGCTCGTTCTCTGCCCGGCCTTGCGCTGGCTGCCCAGGGCCCTCCCTGCCTGTTAGGCGACTGATGCAGGTGCTGGGGATCTCAACACTCTGTCCTTGGGGTGGGGCTGCGTCTTGCCTGCTGCCAGTGCCGTCCCTTTGGATCTTCGGTATCCTGGGCAGTTCGGAGATGGCGGCCCTCCGAGGAGGTGGTTTTGGGGTATGTCCTAGGGCTACACTTCCTGATGGAGAGTTGGAGCAACTGCTGGAGATCTTAGATGAGGCAGAACCGAGAGATAAGGACTGCTTGCTGGTGCCATTAAACCAGGGGCTGCCACTTTGTCGCAAGCTAGGCCCACTCCCGTTTGACAGGTTCTGAGCCTGGC
Encoded proteins:
- the Cdhr5 gene encoding cadherin-related family member 5, with protein sequence MGAQALRWPPLLLALLTVLLGHSPGATAQTQVCSVDKTFLQVQENENITEALVNISVPDGQQVTLGSSSTPSAFRILGNQLFLSVIPDYEENSMLEAHLECKRGDTVVTQLWVFVVVLDLNDNTPEFPFTTKEQEVWEDTRVNSTVIPEAELQATDRDKDSILFYTLQEVTQGAGSFFSLLGVNRPALRLDRALDFYKWQNMTFRLLARDTREEHQEPSHTATATLVLEVLPADLRPPWFLPCSYSDGYVCIQAQYQGAIPTGHTLLSPLILRPGPIYAVDGDQGINERVIYSIIGGNKDNTFAIDPDSGNLTMTKSVPSPMTFLLVVKGEQADLARYSVTQVTVEARQATGSQPHFSQSLYRGTVAPGSGSGVAVKDATSPSQPLRIWAQDPEFPDFNSAITYQITNCSEFRMAGEMVLTATAIEQAGVFYAEVEAKNTVTMGVATTVAEIRVSEQEPPSTEPPTSPETGRTTGPWSSTTSEAPRPPGTSQGPPTTSSEGGSGPHPPLGTTLRPPTSPTPGGPPSLGVGTSTRPATTSGGSAQTQKPGTSGPPAPGPGAGTSQPATPGGGSAQTSKPGSSPTTTPDVGAGTSRPATPGGGSAQTQKPGTSWPTVPGPSRSPPPTGSPHPTCPSSEPGWSRWMTMSSAGMPGSSTGGSVPIQDDQHFSTVDMAVLGGVLGALLLLALLGLAILIHKHYGHQLNCCSGKAAEPQPHSFDNQAFLGDQEANWAPAPSPGSGPKSVEVPPEPPSPGSPAPEPPSMESPDPGPLASAPESPVAARAADSPSAVRSILTKERRPEGGYKAVWFGEDIGAEADVVVLNAPTADADGAGDSGSEDSGEEDAGQGWGPRSAPAPEDDSTYI
- the Irf7 gene encoding interferon regulatory factor 7 isoform X1 → MAVVPQRGVQRVLFGEWLLGEVSSGCYEGLRWLDDAHTVFRVPWKHFARKDLGEADARIFKAWAVARGRWPPNTGGGDRTPPEAEAAERAGWKTNFRCALHSTRLFQMLQDNSGDPVDPHKVYALNPELEWRAPGPTGPPLSEGPAVYQGEEEALEGALPTQGRPLGPFLAGDTKLQAPSPLPIPAGDTGDLLLQVLQHSLLGDPLMEAAWRVDPAPPGPSGPECPLEVLHTTRAVEAVPSPRPQHMALMTDPSPGALDVTIMYKGRTVLQAMVGHPSCVFLYGPPGPAIRASEPQQVVFPSPAELPDQKQLHYTEKLLQHVTPGLQLELRGLALWARRMGKCKVYWEVGSPLGSASPSSPAQLLERNCNTPIFDFSTFFRELGEFRTRRRQGSPHYTIYLGFGQDLSAGRPKEKNLVLVKLEPWLCRVHLEGVQREGVSSLDSGSLSLTLSSTNSLYDDIEHFLMELEQPA
- the Irf7 gene encoding interferon regulatory factor 7 isoform X2 produces the protein MAVVPQRPGQWPEVGGLPTLAGATGHPQRLRLQSVPAGKPTSDAHCTAHGSSRCCKTTQGTLWTHTRCTHSTLSWSGEGRPLGPFLAGDTKLQAPSPLPIPAGDTGDLLLQVLQHSLLGDPLMEAAWRVDPAPPGPSGPECPLEVLHTTRAVEAVPSPRPQHMALMTDPSPGALDVTIMYKGRTVLQAMVGHPSCVFLYGPPGPAIRASEPQQVVFPSPAELPDQKQLHYTEKLLQHVTPGLQLELRGLALWARRMGKCKVYWEVGSPLGSASPSSPAQLLERNCNTPIFDFSTFFRELGEFRTRRRQGSPHYTIYLGFGQDLSAGRPKEKNLVLVKLEPWLCRVHLEGVQREGVSSLDSGSLSLTLSSTNSLYDDIEHFLMELEQPA
- the Irf7 gene encoding interferon regulatory factor 7 isoform X3 — protein: MLQDNSGDPVDPHKVYALNPELEWRAPGPTGPPLSEGPAVYQGEEEALEGALPTQGRPLGPFLAGDTKLQAPSPLPIPAGDTGDLLLQVLQHSLLGDPLMEAAWRVDPAPPGPSGPECPLEVLHTTRAVEAVPSPRPQHMALMTDPSPGALDVTIMYKGRTVLQAMVGHPSCVFLYGPPGPAIRASEPQQVVFPSPAELPDQKQLHYTEKLLQHVTPGLQLELRGLALWARRMGKCKVYWEVGSPLGSASPSSPAQLLERNCNTPIFDFSTFFRELGEFRTRRRQGSPHYTIYLGFGQDLSAGRPKEKNLVLVKLEPWLCRVHLEGVQREGVSSLDSGSLSLTLSSTNSLYDDIEHFLMELEQPA